In Chloroflexota bacterium, one genomic interval encodes:
- a CDS encoding HAD family hydrolase — protein MKNGNSLHAILFDLDGTLRHNHPNGFDTFVGYLAELGHPLSQSQQHHAERWTHYYWAESPEQTIDRKEFSGETGDFWVRYTTRLLQAFGIDGDLPALGQQVNKRFDEDYKPVHHVPDDVIPTLTQLRADGYTLGLVSNRPEPLDGLAADLGLSGFFHFTLSAGQAQSWKPAPGIFLQAATLAGCAPEQAAYVGDNFYADIVGARRAGLTPVLIDPKGLFPDADCRVIREIGELKKLR, from the coding sequence ATGAAAAACGGAAACTCTCTTCACGCGATCCTCTTCGACCTCGACGGCACGCTCCGTCATAATCACCCCAACGGCTTCGACACCTTCGTCGGCTACCTGGCCGAACTCGGTCACCCGCTCAGCCAAAGCCAGCAACACCACGCCGAGCGCTGGACTCACTACTACTGGGCCGAATCGCCGGAGCAGACCATTGACCGCAAGGAGTTTAGCGGCGAGACCGGCGACTTCTGGGTGCGTTACACAACCCGGCTCCTGCAGGCCTTCGGGATTGACGGCGATTTGCCGGCGCTGGGTCAACAGGTCAACAAACGGTTTGACGAAGACTACAAGCCGGTCCACCATGTTCCCGACGACGTGATCCCGACCTTGACTCAACTTCGCGCCGACGGCTACACCCTGGGCTTGGTCTCCAACCGCCCTGAACCGCTGGACGGGCTGGCCGCCGATTTGGGCCTCAGCGGCTTCTTCCACTTCACCCTCTCCGCCGGGCAAGCGCAGAGTTGGAAACCCGCGCCCGGAATCTTTTTGCAAGCGGCAACGCTGGCCGGTTGCGCTCCCGAACAGGCCGCCTACGTTGGCGATAATTTCTACGCCGACATCGTCGGCGCTCGCCGCGCCGGCCTGACCCCCGTCCTCATTGACCCCAAAGGTCTCTTCCCCGACGCTGATTGCCGTGTCATACGGGAAATTGGGGAACTCAAAAAACTGAGGTAA
- a CDS encoding family 16 glycosylhydrolase produces the protein MFDFIAKSVRFALAASLLAGLTFTVAPAQRVLAESIWVLHWSDEFNGSGGVSNADWIYDTGTSYPGGPANWGTGEIEVMSSSTANVFQSGGFLNIRALHTGSDPLTGWTSGRIETKRKDFQPPTGQKMAIEASIQLPNVTGSAAQGYWPAFWMLGAPYRGNYWNWPSVGEIDIMENINGTNTWVGTFHCGVNPGGPCNETTGISASDSGFSPPLQAGFHTYRFEWDKSISPNQFRWYVDGVQRHTVNANQVDATTWNNAANHGFFVILNVAMGGGWPGNPTASTASGGTMLVDYVRIYYSSLAPPVLNFPVGGDTPPTTRPLFDWASVATATSYTLQISTNQNFTSFVLNVPLTPSAYVPTADLPRNTLLFWRVRANGPGGPSAWSRVRHFFSANPPGVPALLAPPNGANVSNQPLLDWNDVTPAATYYEVQISTDQNFTTVLGRGQGGKVNLSQYTPEAALGSGTFYWQVRAVSGGADGGMQFSQWSAVRRFNVTP, from the coding sequence ATGTTTGACTTTATCGCTAAATCCGTTCGTTTTGCTCTTGCCGCCAGCCTGCTGGCCGGGCTGACTTTTACCGTTGCACCTGCGCAGCGAGTTTTAGCGGAGTCAATCTGGGTTCTTCATTGGAGCGATGAGTTCAATGGGTCTGGCGGTGTTAGTAATGCCGACTGGATATACGACACAGGCACAAGTTATCCTGGTGGGCCAGCGAACTGGGGTACTGGCGAGATCGAGGTGATGAGTAGTAGTACAGCTAACGTTTTCCAGAGTGGCGGTTTCCTCAACATCCGGGCGCTTCATACAGGTTCAGATCCTCTAACAGGGTGGACTTCAGGCCGCATTGAGACGAAGCGTAAGGACTTCCAACCGCCCACTGGTCAAAAAATGGCTATCGAGGCATCGATCCAATTGCCAAACGTTACAGGATCTGCTGCTCAGGGCTACTGGCCAGCATTCTGGATGCTTGGCGCGCCGTATCGCGGCAACTACTGGAACTGGCCGAGTGTCGGCGAGATCGACATTATGGAGAACATCAATGGCACCAACACGTGGGTCGGCACGTTTCATTGTGGCGTGAACCCGGGCGGTCCATGTAACGAGACAACGGGGATTTCTGCGAGCGACTCTGGCTTCTCGCCGCCCCTCCAAGCTGGTTTCCACACGTATCGGTTCGAGTGGGACAAGAGCATCTCACCCAACCAGTTCCGCTGGTACGTTGATGGTGTCCAGCGTCATACGGTGAATGCCAACCAAGTAGACGCGACGACGTGGAACAACGCGGCGAACCACGGATTCTTCGTAATCCTGAACGTTGCGATGGGTGGCGGCTGGCCAGGTAACCCGACGGCCTCCACCGCTTCCGGTGGGACCATGCTCGTTGACTACGTCCGGATTTATTATTCCTCGCTTGCGCCGCCTGTGCTGAACTTCCCCGTCGGCGGCGATACGCCTCCTACCACTCGCCCACTGTTCGATTGGGCCAGCGTGGCAACCGCCACTTCCTACACCCTCCAAATCTCCACCAACCAGAACTTCACTTCATTCGTCCTGAACGTCCCTCTCACGCCATCGGCCTATGTGCCGACGGCGGACTTGCCCCGCAACACCCTGCTCTTCTGGCGGGTGCGGGCGAACGGGCCTGGCGGCCCCAGCGCCTGGTCGCGGGTGCGGCACTTCTTCAGCGCTAACCCGCCGGGCGTGCCTGCTCTGCTTGCGCCTCCCAACGGCGCCAATGTAAGCAACCAGCCATTGCTGGACTGGAACGACGTGACCCCGGCGGCGACTTACTACGAAGTACAGATTTCGACCGACCAGAATTTCACGACGGTGCTTGGGCGAGGGCAGGGCGGGAAGGTGAACCTGTCGCAGTACACGCCGGAAGCGGCTTTGGGTTCAGGGACGTTTTACTGGCAGGTGCGGGCGGTGAGCGGCGGCGCGGACGGGGGGATGCAGTTCAGCCAGTGGTCGGCGGTTAGACGTTTCAATGTGACGCCGTGA
- the htpG gene encoding molecular chaperone HtpG — MTTENPQTIEFRAEVRQLLNILAHSLYTDREIFLRELVSNASDALNRLQFETLTNRDVLDSDAELKITVTGSEDGKTLTIADTGIGMNHDELIANLGTIAHSGAAAFLESLKEGAKASDIIGRFGVGFYSALMVADEITVTSRSYRPGDTAWAWTTQGGDSYTITPADKTDRGTAITLKLKEDASDFAKDWRLEQAIHKHSDFVAFPIYLKDKAINRQTAIWRQTAASVTDEQANDFYRQLTLEFEPPLLRAHLNTDAPVQIYAMLFIPAKSERGILAARKEEGLKLYSRKVLIQDYCKDLLPNHFRFVQGVADSEDLPLNVSRETVQSNKVMERIKTALTHKLIDELKKLAADDKDKYAAFWNEFGVYVKEGLATDYAGREKLLPLLRFHSSKADELVSLSDYVGRAQPSQKSIYYLLADSAGSAAISPHLDYFRRHSLEALYLTDPIDNFMLAGLQEYEGFKVQSVDDPTLDLPQDQSKPEEAETPTGEFEGLVAKFKERLGDKVVDVRASERLVDSPARLVAPGANAAQEMVRIQRLLNKDFEMPKRVLEINRRHGLIRRLAEMAAQPESEPLLTACIDQLFESSLLIEGLHPNPAEMLPRIQQLMEAAVRNRD, encoded by the coding sequence ATGACTACTGAAAACCCTCAAACTATCGAATTCCGCGCCGAAGTGCGCCAACTGCTCAACATCCTGGCCCACTCGCTCTACACCGACCGCGAAATCTTTCTCCGCGAACTGGTCTCCAACGCCTCCGACGCCCTCAACCGTTTGCAGTTCGAGACGCTCACCAACCGCGACGTGCTCGACTCGGACGCTGAACTTAAGATCACGGTCACAGGGTCAGAAGACGGCAAAACCTTGACCATTGCCGACACCGGCATCGGCATGAATCACGACGAGTTGATCGCCAATCTGGGCACAATTGCTCACTCCGGCGCGGCGGCGTTTCTCGAGTCGCTCAAAGAGGGCGCTAAAGCCAGCGACATCATTGGCCGCTTCGGCGTGGGCTTCTACTCGGCCCTGATGGTGGCCGACGAGATCACCGTCACTTCGCGTTCGTACCGCCCCGGCGACACGGCCTGGGCGTGGACGACTCAGGGCGGCGACTCTTACACTATCACCCCGGCGGATAAAACTGACCGGGGCACGGCCATCACCCTTAAACTCAAAGAAGACGCGAGCGACTTCGCCAAAGACTGGCGGCTGGAGCAAGCCATCCACAAGCACTCCGACTTTGTCGCCTTCCCGATCTATCTCAAGGATAAAGCGATCAACCGGCAGACGGCCATCTGGCGGCAAACAGCCGCCTCGGTGACCGACGAGCAGGCCAACGATTTTTATCGCCAGTTGACTCTGGAGTTTGAGCCGCCACTGCTTCGGGCGCACCTCAACACCGACGCCCCGGTGCAAATCTACGCCATGCTCTTCATCCCGGCCAAGTCCGAGCGCGGCATCCTTGCGGCGCGAAAAGAGGAAGGGCTGAAACTATATTCGCGCAAAGTATTGATTCAGGACTACTGCAAAGACCTTTTGCCAAATCACTTCCGTTTTGTGCAGGGCGTTGCCGACTCGGAAGACCTGCCGCTCAACGTCTCGCGCGAAACGGTGCAATCGAACAAAGTGATGGAGCGCATCAAGACGGCGCTGACCCACAAGCTGATTGACGAACTGAAAAAGCTGGCCGCCGACGACAAAGACAAGTACGCCGCGTTCTGGAACGAGTTCGGCGTTTACGTCAAAGAAGGTCTGGCCACCGACTACGCTGGACGAGAAAAGCTCTTGCCGCTCCTGCGTTTTCATTCCTCGAAAGCCGATGAGCTGGTTTCACTCTCAGACTATGTGGGACGCGCCCAGCCGTCGCAGAAATCCATTTACTACCTGTTGGCCGACAGCGCCGGTTCAGCCGCCATTAGCCCTCACCTGGATTATTTCCGCCGCCACAGCCTTGAAGCCCTCTACCTGACCGATCCGATTGACAACTTCATGCTGGCCGGCCTGCAAGAGTATGAAGGCTTCAAAGTTCAAAGCGTGGACGACCCGACGCTCGACCTTCCTCAAGACCAATCGAAGCCTGAAGAGGCCGAAACACCGACGGGCGAGTTTGAAGGGCTGGTCGCCAAATTCAAAGAACGGTTGGGCGATAAGGTTGTGGACGTGCGGGCCTCGGAGCGGCTGGTGGACAGCCCGGCCCGGCTGGTTGCGCCGGGCGCGAACGCGGCGCAGGAGATGGTTCGTATCCAGCGCCTGCTCAACAAAGACTTCGAGATGCCAAAGCGGGTGCTGGAGATCAACCGCCGCCACGGCCTCATCCGCCGACTGGCCGAGATGGCGGCTCAACCGGAGTCCGAGCCGCTGTTGACGGCCTGCATTGACCAGTTGTTCGAAAGTTCCCTGCTCATCGAGGGCCTGCATCCCAACCCGGCAGAGATGTTGCCGCGAATTCAGCAACTCATGGAAGCGGCGGTGAGAAATAGAGATTAG
- a CDS encoding M3 family oligoendopeptidase: MTYTQSRWKLEALIPSSAEGPEIEKAIKAFDKHVKKNEGWRKKLKASISVKEFLSLLKDYEAMQESGLRLNAFAGLQFSADTQNQAALAVLGRVEQLTAEAQNRLLFFSLWWKALDDKNAARLMKASGDLRYWLEEMRHFKPHTLSEAEEKVVNIKNVNGPNAIQTLYEMITNKFTFTIEVNGEKKTLTRDSLMVYARGADAGLREAAYKELYRVYGEQGLLLSQIYANLMRDWRSENVSLRKFKSPIAPRNLANDMPDSVVETLLKVIKDNAGVFQRYFKLKAKWIGAPSGKLRRYDIYAPLAGSEKEYPYDLGVNMVLDTFSEFSPRVGQLAKKVFDDGHVDSEVRPGKRGGAFCAGVLPGMSPWVLLNYNNKAQDVATTAHEMGHAIHALLAADHSPLTFHSALPMAETASVFSEILLTEKLLAQGTDPAVKRDLLAKSIDDAYATVGRQGFFAMWEKEAHELVKNGKTADEMAERYLETLKEQFGDAVEVSDEFKWEWVSIPHFYSVPFYVYAYSFGQLLVLALYEMYKREGEAFKPKYLKILTYGGSEAPARILKEAGINIASAKFWQGGFDAIGRMIDELERMEA, translated from the coding sequence ATGACTTACACCCAATCCCGTTGGAAACTCGAGGCCCTGATTCCGTCTTCGGCGGAGGGGCCGGAAATTGAGAAAGCCATCAAGGCATTCGACAAACATGTAAAGAAGAACGAAGGCTGGCGCAAAAAGCTCAAGGCATCTATATCTGTCAAAGAGTTCCTGTCCCTGCTCAAGGATTATGAAGCCATGCAAGAGTCCGGGTTGCGGCTCAACGCCTTTGCCGGCTTGCAGTTCTCTGCCGACACCCAGAATCAGGCCGCCCTGGCCGTGCTGGGCCGGGTGGAGCAGTTGACGGCTGAGGCGCAGAACCGCCTGCTGTTCTTTTCGTTGTGGTGGAAGGCTCTGGACGACAAGAACGCGGCCCGGCTGATGAAGGCTTCGGGCGATTTGCGCTACTGGCTGGAAGAGATGCGGCACTTCAAGCCGCACACTCTTTCCGAAGCTGAAGAGAAAGTGGTCAACATCAAAAACGTCAACGGCCCGAACGCCATTCAGACGTTGTATGAAATGATCACCAACAAATTCACTTTTACCATCGAAGTCAATGGTGAAAAGAAGACACTCACCCGTGACTCGCTGATGGTCTATGCCCGGGGCGCAGACGCCGGTCTGCGCGAGGCGGCCTACAAAGAGTTGTATCGAGTCTACGGTGAACAGGGCCTTTTGCTCTCGCAGATTTACGCCAATTTGATGCGCGATTGGCGCAGTGAGAATGTGAGCCTGCGCAAATTCAAAAGCCCGATTGCCCCGCGTAACCTGGCGAACGACATGCCGGACAGTGTCGTGGAAACCCTGCTGAAGGTCATCAAAGATAACGCCGGAGTCTTTCAACGCTACTTCAAACTCAAAGCCAAGTGGATCGGGGCCCCTTCGGGAAAACTGCGCCGCTACGACATTTATGCCCCGCTTGCGGGCTCGGAGAAAGAGTATCCCTACGATTTGGGCGTGAACATGGTTCTGGACACCTTTAGCGAGTTCTCGCCGCGGGTGGGCCAGTTGGCGAAGAAGGTGTTTGACGACGGCCACGTGGACTCGGAAGTGCGGCCCGGCAAACGCGGCGGCGCATTCTGCGCCGGTGTGCTTCCAGGCATGTCGCCCTGGGTTCTGCTCAACTACAACAATAAGGCGCAAGACGTGGCGACCACCGCTCACGAAATGGGCCACGCCATTCACGCCCTGCTGGCCGCCGACCACTCCCCCCTCACCTTCCACTCGGCCCTGCCGATGGCCGAGACTGCTTCAGTGTTCTCCGAAATTCTGCTCACCGAAAAACTGTTAGCCCAGGGAACCGACCCGGCGGTGAAGCGCGACCTGCTGGCTAAATCAATTGACGACGCTTACGCCACCGTCGGGCGACAGGGCTTCTTTGCCATGTGGGAGAAGGAAGCGCATGAGCTGGTGAAAAACGGCAAGACTGCTGACGAGATGGCCGAGCGCTACCTCGAAACGCTCAAGGAGCAATTCGGCGACGCGGTCGAAGTCAGCGACGAGTTCAAGTGGGAGTGGGTGTCCATTCCACACTTCTATTCTGTGCCGTTTTACGTGTACGCCTACTCGTTCGGCCAACTGCTGGTGCTGGCGCTTTATGAAATGTACAAGCGCGAAGGCGAAGCCTTCAAGCCCAAGTATCTCAAGATTCTGACCTATGGCGGATCCGAAGCGCCAGCCAGGATTCTCAAAGAAGCGGGCATCAACATCGCCTCGGCCAAGTTCTGGCAGGGCGGCTTTGACGCGATTGGCCGGATGATTGACGAGTTGGAGAGGATGGAAGCGTAG
- a CDS encoding nucleotidyltransferase domain-containing protein — translation MLAEVVRRISEAVAPEKIYLYGSHAYGTPHENSDVDLLVLVKDSDASYYKRTLPIYKALRGLLIPIEIKVVTQEEFQRRLKWVVSVEKAASLKGKVVYERKR, via the coding sequence TTGCTAGCCGAAGTGGTCCGGCGCATTTCCGAAGCTGTGGCCCCGGAAAAAATTTACCTCTATGGGTCTCATGCTTATGGCACGCCGCATGAAAACAGCGATGTGGATTTGTTGGTGCTGGTCAAGGATAGCGACGCATCATATTACAAGCGAACATTGCCAATTTACAAGGCTCTACGTGGCTTATTAATCCCAATCGAAATAAAGGTTGTGACTCAAGAAGAGTTTCAGCGGCGCTTGAAGTGGGTTGTCTCCGTAGAAAAAGCGGCATCGCTCAAGGGCAAGGTGGTGTATGAGCGAAAACGCTGA
- the moaA gene encoding GTP 3',8-cyclase MoaA, with protein sequence MTLFDTLNRPLRDLRISVTDRCNFRCVYCMPKEIFGPDYQFLNRAEVLTFEEITRLARLFVGHGVQKIRLTGGEPLVRRDLHKLVAMLAEIPGLDLTLTTNGALLAKQAQALKDAGLKRVTVSLDSLDDDVFKAMNDVDFPVEAVLEGMDAAAAAGLLPLKVNMVVKRGLNETSILPMARFFKHKGYILRFIEYMDVGSTNGWRMDDVIPAAEIIKMISAEMPLEPADPNYVGEVAERWRYKDGSGEVGVVASVTQAFCRDCNRARLSAEGKLYTCLFAASGFDFRQLIRGGATDEELSQAIVKVWRVRDDRYSELRSENIIPLAKVEMSHIGG encoded by the coding sequence ATGACTCTTTTCGACACCCTCAACCGCCCCCTGCGCGACCTCCGCATCTCCGTCACCGACCGGTGCAACTTTCGGTGCGTCTACTGCATGCCGAAGGAAATCTTCGGACCTGACTATCAATTCCTCAACCGCGCTGAAGTCTTGACCTTCGAGGAGATCACCCGGTTGGCCCGTCTCTTCGTGGGGCACGGCGTGCAAAAAATCCGCCTCACCGGCGGCGAGCCGCTGGTGCGCCGCGACCTGCACAAGCTCGTCGCCATGCTGGCCGAGATTCCGGGCCTCGATCTCACGTTGACTACCAACGGCGCACTTTTAGCCAAACAAGCGCAAGCCCTCAAAGACGCCGGACTCAAGCGTGTCACGGTTAGCCTGGACTCGCTCGACGACGACGTGTTCAAGGCGATGAACGACGTGGACTTTCCGGTGGAAGCGGTGCTGGAAGGAATGGATGCCGCCGCCGCCGCCGGCCTGTTGCCCCTCAAAGTCAACATGGTCGTCAAGCGCGGCCTGAACGAAACCAGCATCCTGCCCATGGCCCGCTTCTTCAAGCACAAGGGCTACATCCTGCGCTTCATCGAGTACATGGACGTAGGTAGCACCAACGGCTGGCGGATGGACGACGTCATCCCGGCGGCAGAGATTATCAAAATGATCTCTGCCGAGATGCCGCTGGAGCCGGCTGATCCGAATTACGTTGGCGAAGTGGCCGAGCGCTGGCGCTACAAAGACGGGAGCGGTGAGGTCGGGGTAGTGGCCTCTGTGACCCAGGCCTTTTGCCGCGATTGCAACCGCGCCCGCCTCTCTGCCGAAGGCAAGCTCTACACCTGCCTCTTCGCCGCCTCGGGCTTCGACTTCCGCCAATTAATCAGAGGCGGCGCAACCGACGAAGAGCTGTCGCAAGCCATCGTTAAAGTCTGGCGCGTCCGTGACGATCGCTATTCAGAACTCCGATCCGAGAACATTATCCCACTGGCCAAGGTGGAGATGAGTCACATCGGTGGCTAA
- a CDS encoding dienelactone hydrolase family protein: MKIIKRIGLGIVIVVVALVVFLVGSVVLDALLGGGRLDALTNTDISNANGPDIRAYVARPATPGPHPAVIMIHEFWGLRPDIVGKAEALAQEGYIVVAPDLFRGSTTGWVPRAIYQVVSTPQEQIIGDLDAVFAWLESQADVKADRIAVMGFCFGGGASLRYSLTNNGLAGTVLLYGSPITDASQLKSLPGPVLGIFGGADQSISVSQVNAFEAGLNEAGVPNQITIYENQPHAFVKSIEEIQQGGPQGQAWDEVLVFLKETLQDETGSNRRQVSPAQVVGSTDWRYWLMLAYEHTIGSGAHH; the protein is encoded by the coding sequence ATGAAGATCATCAAACGAATCGGATTAGGCATCGTCATTGTCGTTGTGGCCCTGGTCGTGTTTCTCGTCGGCTCGGTGGTCCTGGACGCTCTGCTCGGCGGCGGGCGGCTGGACGCCCTGACAAACACTGATATTTCCAACGCGAACGGCCCGGATATTCGCGCCTACGTGGCCCGGCCAGCCACGCCCGGCCCGCATCCGGCGGTCATCATGATCCACGAGTTCTGGGGGCTGAGGCCGGACATTGTGGGCAAGGCCGAGGCGCTGGCCCAGGAGGGCTACATCGTCGTCGCGCCTGACTTGTTTCGCGGAAGCACGACCGGCTGGGTGCCGCGCGCGATCTATCAAGTCGTTTCGACGCCTCAGGAACAGATCATCGGCGACCTGGACGCGGTGTTTGCCTGGCTGGAGTCGCAGGCCGACGTGAAGGCTGACCGGATCGCCGTGATGGGGTTTTGTTTTGGCGGAGGGGCGTCTCTTCGTTACAGTTTGACGAACAACGGGCTGGCAGGCACGGTGCTTCTTTATGGCTCGCCGATCACGGACGCTTCGCAACTCAAATCCCTGCCGGGGCCGGTATTGGGCATCTTCGGCGGGGCCGATCAATCCATTTCCGTCTCTCAGGTGAACGCCTTCGAGGCCGGGTTGAACGAAGCGGGTGTGCCGAACCAGATCACGATTTACGAGAATCAGCCACACGCCTTCGTCAAAAGCATTGAGGAGATTCAGCAGGGCGGCCCGCAGGGGCAAGCCTGGGATGAGGTTCTGGTCTTCTTGAAGGAAACTTTGCAAGACGAGACGGGTTCAAACCGCCGCCAGGTTTCTCCGGCTCAAGTCGTCGGCTCAACTGACTGGCGTTACTGGCTGATGCTGGCTTACGAGCACACGATTGGGTCAGGCGCTCATCATTAG
- the ychF gene encoding redox-regulated ATPase YchF produces MKLGIIGLPQSGKTTIFNALTGGHKPVGQLAGGGRFEVTQAVVSVPDERVDKLSAMFKPKKTIHAQVAYADIAGLEEGAGKAGFSGPLLNQLATMDGLIHVVRAFENPSLPHPSGSVNPARDKTNVEADLLLNDLVAVERKLERLADDLRKGGVKDKTLIQREQTLFTHLHEALSAEKPLRELELMAEDEKVLSSHAFLTRKPLLTVINIGDDDKEPESGGASFQLALRGRLEMDIAQLSPEDAATFLAEYNIAEPSLRRMIRLSYDLLGLQSFFTVGEDEVRAWTVKRGATAPEAAGEIHSDLREGFIRAETFSYGDLMSAGGLAEVKAKGKFRLEGKEYIVKDGDILNIRFSPPAKK; encoded by the coding sequence ATGAAACTAGGCATCATCGGTCTCCCCCAATCAGGCAAAACGACAATTTTCAACGCTCTCACTGGCGGCCACAAACCGGTAGGCCAGCTTGCAGGCGGCGGGCGGTTTGAAGTCACTCAAGCCGTCGTATCTGTGCCCGACGAGCGCGTAGACAAACTCTCGGCGATGTTCAAGCCGAAGAAGACGATCCACGCCCAGGTGGCTTATGCGGATATTGCCGGACTCGAAGAAGGCGCCGGCAAGGCCGGGTTTAGCGGCCCGCTGTTAAATCAACTGGCGACGATGGATGGCCTGATCCACGTGGTTCGGGCCTTTGAGAATCCGTCCCTGCCCCACCCTAGCGGTAGTGTGAACCCGGCCCGCGACAAGACCAACGTGGAAGCCGACTTGCTGTTGAACGACCTGGTGGCCGTGGAGCGCAAGCTGGAGCGGCTGGCCGACGATTTGCGCAAGGGCGGTGTGAAGGATAAGACGTTGATCCAGCGCGAGCAGACGTTGTTTACCCATCTGCACGAAGCTCTGTCTGCCGAGAAGCCTCTGCGCGAACTTGAATTGATGGCAGAAGACGAAAAGGTTTTGTCGTCGCATGCATTCCTCACTCGCAAGCCTTTGCTCACCGTCATCAATATCGGAGATGACGACAAAGAACCGGAGTCAGGTGGGGCGAGTTTCCAACTCGCCTTACGGGGGCGGCTGGAGATGGACATCGCCCAGCTTTCCCCCGAAGATGCGGCGACGTTTCTGGCCGAGTACAACATTGCCGAGCCAAGCCTTCGCAGAATGATCAGGTTGTCGTACGATCTGCTGGGCCTGCAATCGTTCTTCACCGTAGGCGAAGATGAAGTGCGAGCCTGGACGGTGAAGCGCGGAGCGACCGCCCCGGAGGCGGCCGGCGAGATTCACTCCGACTTGCGCGAGGGCTTCATCCGCGCCGAGACGTTCAGCTACGGTGACTTGATGAGCGCCGGCGGCCTGGCCGAAGTGAAGGCCAAAGGCAAATTCCGGCTCGAAGGCAAAGAATATATTGTGAAAGACGGCGATATTTTGAATATCCGATTTAGCCCACCAGCGAAAAAGTAA
- a CDS encoding HEPN domain-containing protein translates to MARKAWSDLLSARVLVANQPPILDTACFHCQQVAEKSLKAYLVFKGVVFEKTHSMSYLLGMCLIQDTNFTSVQEQAEFLNPFAVEVRYPGDAVMPSAEESDEALAATTAIWSFVLTQLPEECHPSRHQSS, encoded by the coding sequence ATGGCTCGAAAAGCCTGGAGCGATTTACTGTCGGCGCGGGTATTAGTGGCTAATCAGCCTCCGATTTTGGATACTGCTTGTTTTCACTGCCAACAAGTGGCAGAAAAATCGCTCAAGGCCTATTTAGTCTTCAAGGGCGTCGTTTTTGAGAAAACACATAGCATGAGCTATTTGCTTGGCATGTGCTTGATACAGGACACAAATTTCACCTCTGTGCAAGAACAAGCAGAATTTCTAAACCCATTCGCCGTCGAGGTGCGCTATCCCGGTGACGCTGTCATGCCCTCAGCTGAAGAATCAGATGAAGCTCTGGCCGCCACGACGGCGATCTGGAGTTTTGTGCTGACACAGCTACCGGAAGAGTGTCATCCCTCGCGCCATCAATCTTCATGA